The Equus przewalskii isolate Varuska chromosome 5, EquPr2, whole genome shotgun sequence genome window below encodes:
- the LOC139083476 gene encoding intestinal-type alkaline phosphatase-like, with protein MGHWEGHGAFYSQGQSPPLLSAQAACSAAGTLVSRVSRLPASLSSRHPTGMQGAWVLLLLLGLRLRLSLGVIPVEEEDPAFWNRQAAQALDTAKKLQPIQTAAKNLIIFLGDGMGVPTVTATRILKAQMDGKLGPETPLAMDHFPYLALSKTYNVDRQVPDSAGTATAYLCGVKANYQTIGVSAAARYNQCNTTRGNEVTSVMNRAKKAGKSVGVVTTTRVQHASPAGTYAHTVNRSWYSDADMPAEALKEGCQDIATQLISNMDIDVILGGGRKYMFPKGTPDPEYPNDASQNGTRVDQRNLVQEWLAKYQGAQYVWNRTALIQASQDPSVTHLMGLFEPADMKYEAQRDLTLDPSLTEMTEAALRVLSRNPSGFYLFVEGGRIDHGHHAGTAYLALTEATMFDDAIDKASQLTSEEDTLTLVTADHSHVFSFGGYTLRGSSILGLAPSKASDGKAYTSILYGNGPGFALSQGSRPDVNESQSMDPAYKQQAAVPLSSETHGGEDVAVFARGPQAHLVHGVQEQTFVAHVMAFAACLEPYTACDLSPPATSTDSTNPGLTDAALPRPAAGSLSLQLLVGALLLLLSATH; from the exons ATGGGGCACTGGGAGGGACATGGAGCCTTTTACAGTCAAGGACAAAGTCCTCCCCTGCTTTCAGCCCAGGCAGCTTGTAGTGCAGCTGGTACCCTGGTGTCCCGTGTCTCCCGACTCCCAGCCTCGCTGTCCTCCCGCCATCCCACAGGCATGCAGGGAGCCTGggtgctgttgctgctgctgggcCTGAGGTTACGGCTCTCCCTTGGGGTCATCCCAG TTGAGGAGGAGGACCCGGCCTTCTGGAACCGCCAGGCAGCCCAAGCCCTGGACACCGCTAAGAAGCTGCAGCCCATCCAGACGGCCGCCAAGAACCTCATTATCTTCTTGGGGGACG GGATGGGGGTGCCCACGGTGACAGCCACTCGGATACTGAAGGCGCAGATGGATGGCAAGCTGGGACCCGAGACGCCCCTGGCCATGGACCACTTCCCCTACCTGGCTCTGTCCAAG ACATACAACGTGGACAGACAAGTGCCGGACAGCGCAGGCACAGCCACGGCCTACCTGTGCGGGGTCAAGGCCAACTACCAGACCATCGGTGTGAGTGCGGCCGCCCGCTATAACCAGTGCAACACGACGCGTGGCAATGAGGTCACCTCCGTGATGAATCGAGCCAAGAAAGCAG GGAAGTCAGTGGGGGTGGTGACCACCACCAGGGTACAGCATGCGTCGCCAGCCGGCACCTACGCGCACACGGTGAACCGCAGCTGGTACTCGGACGCTGACATGCCTGCCGAGGCGCTGAAGGAGGGCTGCCAGGACATCGCCACGCAGCTCATCTCCAACATGGACATTGAT GTGATCCTGGGCGGAGGCCGCAAGTACATGTTTCCCAAGGGGACCCCAGACCCTGAGTATCCGAATGATGCCAGCCAGAACGGAACCAGGGTGGACCAGCGGAACCTGGTGCAGGAGTGGCTGGCCAAGTACCAG ggtgcCCAGTATGTGTGGAACCGCACGGCGCTCATCCAGGCGTCCCAGGACCCCTCTGTGACACACCTCATGG GCCTCTTTGAGCCAGCGGACATGAAATATGAGGCCCAGCGAGACCTCACCCTGGACCCATCCCTGACGGAGATGACCGAGGCGGCCCTGCGTGTGCTGAGCAGGAACCCCAGTGGCTTCTACCTCTTCGTGGAGG GGGGCCGCATCGACCATGGTCACCATGCTGGAACCGCTTACCTGGCACTGACCGAGGCCACCATGTTCGATGATGCCATTGACAAAGCCAGCCAACTCACAAGTGAGGAGGACACACTGACCCTTGTCACCGCTGACCACTCTCACGTCTTCTCTTTTGGTGGCTACACACTGCGTGGCAGCTCCATTTTAG ggctggcccccagcaagGCCTCCGATGGCAAGGCCTACACCTCCATCCTGTATGGCAATGGCCCAGGCTTCGCACTCAGCCAGGGCTCCCGGCCTGACGTCAACGAGAGCCAGAGCA TGGACCCCGCGTACAAGCAGCAGGCGGCCGTGCCCCTGTCGTCGGAGACCCACGGCGGCGAGGACGTGGCGGTGTTCGCGCGCGGCCCGCAGGCGCACCTGGTGCACGGCGTGCAGGAGCAGACCTTCGTGGCGCACGTCATGGCCTTCGCCGCCTGCCTCGAGCCCTACACGGCCTGCGACCTGTCGCCCCCCGCCACATCCACCGACAGTACAAATCCCGGGCTCACTGATGCTGCGCTCCCCAGGCCGGCTGCTGGCTCACTATCGCTGCAGCTTCTGGTTGGAGCGCTGCTACTGCTGCTGTCCGCCACCCACTGA
- the LOC103543687 gene encoding intestinal-type alkaline phosphatase-like, with product MRGAWVLLLLLGLRLRLSLGVIPVEEEDPAFWNRQAAQALDTAKKLQPIQTAAKNLIIFLGDGMGVPTVTATRILKAQMDGKLGPETPLAMDHFPYLALSKTYNVDRQVPDSAGTATAYLCGVKANYQTIGVSAAARYNQCNTTRGNEVTSVMNRAKKAGKSVGVVTTTRVQHASPAGTYAHTVNRNWYSDADMPDEALKEGCQDIATQLISNMDIDVILGGGRKYMFPKGTPDPEYPNDASQNGTRVDQRNLVQEWLAKYQGAQYVWNRTALIQASQDPSVTHLMGLFEPEDMQYEAHRDLTLDPSLTEMTEAALRVLSRNPSGFYLFVEGGRIDHGHHAGTAYLALTEATMFDDAIDKASQLTSEEDTLTLVTADHSHVFSFGGYTLRGSSILGLAPSKASDGKAYTSILYGNGPGYVLSGGSRPDVNESQSMDPAYKQQAAVPLSSETHGGEDVAVFARGPQAHLVHGVQEQTFVAHVMAFAACLEPYKACDLSPPAAPTAAAPAGPAAGLLSLSLPPGLLLLLLLLLVSTAP from the exons ATGCGGGGAGCCTGggtgctgttgctgctgcttggCCTGAGGCTACGGCTCTCCCTTGGGGTCATCCCAG TTGAGGAGGAGGACCCGGCCTTCTGGAACCGCCAGGCAGCCCAAGCCCTGGACACCGCTAAGAAGCTGCAGCCCATCCAGACGGCCGCCAAGAACCTCATTATCTTCTTGGGGGACG GGATGGGGGTGCCCACGGTGACAGCCACTCGGATACTGAAGGCGCAGATGGATGGCAAGCTGGGACCCGAGACGCCCCTGGCCATGGACCACTTCCCCTACCTGGCTCTGTCCAAG ACATACAACGTGGACAGACAAGTGCCGGACAGCGCAGGCACAGCCACGGCCTACCTGTGCGGGGTCAAGGCCAACTACCAGACCATCGGTGTGAGTGCGGCCGCCCGCTATAACCAGTGCAACACGACGCGTGGCAATGAGGTCACCTCCGTGATGAATCGAGCCAAGAAAGCAG GGAAGTCAGTGGGGGTGGTGACCACCACCAGGGTACAGCATGCGTCGCCAGCCGGCACCTACGCGCACACGGTGAACCGCAACTGGTACTCGGACGCTGACATGCCTGACGAGGCGCTGAAGGAGGGCTGCCAGGACATCGCCACGCAGCTCATCTCCAACATGGACATTGAT GTGATCCTGGGCGGAGGCCGCAAGTACATGTTTCCCAAGGGGACCCCAGACCCTGAGTATCCGAATGATGCCAGCCAGAACGGAACCAGGGTGGACCAGCGGAACCTGGTGCAGGAGTGGCTGGCCAAGTACCAG ggtgcCCAGTATGTGTGGAACCGCACGGCGCTCATCCAGGCGTCCCAGGACCCCTCTGTGACACACCTCATGG GCCTCTTTGAGCCAGAGGACATGCAATATGAGGCCCATCGAGACCTCACCCTGGACCCATCCCTGACGGAGATGACCGAGGCAGCCCTGCGTGTGCTGAGCAGGAACCCCAGTGGCTTCTACCTCTTCGTGGAGG GGGGCCGCATCGACCATGGTCACCATGCTGGAACCGCTTACCTGGCGCTGACCGAGGCCACCATGTTCGATGATGCCATTGACAAAGCCAGCCAGCTCACAAGTGAGGAGGACACACTGACCCTTGTCACCGCTGACCACTCTCACGTCTTCTCTTTTGGTGGCTACACACTGCGTGGGAGCTCCATTTTAG ggctggcccccagcaagGCCTCCGATGGCAAGGCCTACACCTCCATCCTGTATGGCAATGGCCCAGGCTATGTGCTCAGTGGTGGTTCCCGGCCTGACGTCAACGAGAGCCAGAGCA TGGACCCCGCGTACAAGCAGCAGGCGGCCGTGCCCCTGTCGTCGGAGACCCACGGCGGCGAGGACGTGGCGGTGTTCGCGCGCGGCCCGCAGGCGCACCTGGTGCACGGCGTGCAGGAGCAGACCTTCGTGGCGCACGTCATGGCCTTCGCCGCCTGTCTAGAGCCCTACAAGGCCTGCGACCTGTCGCCCCCGGCCGCTCCCACTGCCGCTGCGCCCGCCGGGCCAGCTGCTGGCTTGCTGTCGCTGTCGCTGCCTCCAgggctgctactgctgctgctgctgctgctggtatCCACTGCGCCCTGA